In the Enterococcus rotai genome, AGCTCGTTACGCTTTTAAAATAAGGAGGAATTTTCTTGGAAGATGTGCAGAAAACATTGTTAACGAAATCAAAGCGCGCAAGAATGGAACAGCGGGGGAAATTTATTAGTTTTCTGTGTATCGCTTTGATTGTTTTAGTTGTTCTATCAATCTTTTATTTTGTCGCAAGTAAGGGGTTAGCGACTTTTTTTACAAATAAAATCAAAGTTTCCGACTTTTTATTCGGTACAAATTGGAACCCAAGTGAGACTGGAACGGATGGTAAGCCTATGGTAGGTGCGTTACCGATGATTGCGGGTTCTTTTATTGTGACGTTTATGTCTGCAATTATTGCAACACCATTTGCAATTGGTGCCGCAGTGTTTATGACCGAGATTTCTCCTAAAAAAGGCTCGAAAATCTTACAACCAGTTATTGAGTTATTAGTTGGGATCCCATCAGTTGTTTATGGTTTTATTGGTTTGTCTGTAATCGTCCCTTTTATTCGTTCGATTTTCGGTGGTACAGGCTTTGGGATTTTAGCGGGGACGTTTGTCTTGTTTGTAATGATTTTGCCTACGGTTACTACAATGACAGTCGATGCTTTAAAATCAGTACCTCGTCATTACCGTGAAGCCTCTTTAGCTTTAGGGGCAACACGTTGGCAAACAATCTATAAAGTCGTTTTACGAGCAGCGGTACCAGGAATTTTAACTGCTGTCGTTTTTGGGATGGCACGTGCTTTCGGTGAAGCGTTGGCGATTCAAATGGTTATCGGAAATGCGGCGATCATGCCATCAAGTTTAACAACACCAGCGTCTACTTTAACTAGTATTTTGACAATGGGGATTGGGAATACGATTATGGGAACAGTAGAAAACAATGTACTGTGGTCATTGGCTTTGATCCTGTTGTTAATGTCATTATTCTTTAATATTATTATTCGAATTATTGGTAGGAAAGGGGCCTTGAAATAATGAATGCAAAAAAGGCAGATAAATTTGCAACTGGCGTCTTGTATGCTGTTTCAGGAATTATTGTGTTGATTCTAGCAGCGTTATTACTGTACATTTTAATTCGTGGTATTCCTCATATTTCTTGGGATTTTTTAACGAAACCTTCTAAGGCGTATCAAGCCGGTGGAGGGATCGGCATTCAATTATTCAACTCCTTATACTTGTTACTGATCACAATGCTGATCAGTTTTCCAATTTCGTTAGGTGCGGGTATCTATTTATCTGAATATGCAAAGAAAAACTGGGTAACAGACGTGATTCGGACATCAATCGAAATTTTAAGTTCTCTTCCTTCTGTTGTGGTTGGTTTGTTCGGCTTCTTGATTTTTGTAGTGCAGCTTGGTTATGGTTTTTCAATTATTTCAGGAGCATTAGCATTAACATTTTTCAATCTGCCTTTATTGACAAGAAATGTGGAAGAATCGTTAAAAGCTGTTCACTATACACAACGAGAAGCGGGCTTGTCTTTAGGTTTATCACGCTGGGAAACAGTATTGAAAGTGGTTGTTCCAGAAGCTTTACCAGGTATTTTAACAGGCGTAATTTTGAGTTCAGGAAGAATTTTTGGTGAAGCTGCAGCGTTGATTTATACTGCAGGACAAAGTGCACCAGCATTAGATTTCAGTAATTGGAATCCATTAAGTGTGTCAAGTCCAATCAGTATTTTCCGTCAAGCTGAAACGTTAGCCGTTCATATTTGGAAAATCAACACAGAAGGCACAATGCCAGATGGTGCAGCTGTTTCTGCGGGTGCTTCTGCTGTTCTGATTTTAGTCGTGTTACTCTTTAATTTCGGGGCACGTTTTATCGGAAACAGATTATATAAAAGAATGACATCAGCCTAATGTTAGGGGAATCAGAATGAAAGAATATAATTTAAACGATACAAATATTATAAAATTACCAGAACCGATTGCTTTGCATACCGATGATTTACATGTTTGGTATGGTGAGAATGAAGCCATCAAAGGTGTCGATTTAGAGTTTGAAAAAAATAAAATCACTGCCTTGATCGGACCATCTGGTTGTGGCAAATCGACGTATTTACGTTCGTTGAATCGGATGAACGACGGGATCGCTAATACCAAAGTAACCGGGAATATTATGTATAAAGGTGTCAATGTGAATACTAAAGAAGTCGATGTTTATGAAATGCGTAAACGAATCGGCATGGTATTTCAACGTCCTAATCCTTTCAGTAAATCGATCTACGAGAATATTACATTTGCTTTAAAACAACACGGTGAAAAAGATAAGAAAAAGCTAGATGAAATAGTTGAAACTAGTTTGAAACAAGCAGCACTTTGGGAACAAGTCAAAGATAATTTAGATAAAAGTGCATTAGCGTTGTCTGGTGGTCAACAGCAACGTTTATGTATTGCCAGAGCTATTGCCATGAAGCCGGATATTCTACTTTTGGATGAACCAGCTAGTGCTCTAGATCCGATTTCAACTGGTAAAGTAGAAGAAACATTAGTTAATTTAAAAGACGATTATACGATCATTATCGTAACACATAATATGCAGCAAGCTGCTCGTATCAGTGATTACACTGCCTTTTTCTATTTAGGTAAAGTGATTGAATACGATGAAACAAGAAAAATCTTTACACGACCAAAAATTCAAGCAACAGAAGATTACGTTTCTGGACATTTTGGTTAGGAGGAGCAAGATGACAAAAGAGATTATTTCATCAAAAGATCTGCATTTATATTATGGTAAAAAAGAAGCCTTGAAGGGGATCGACCTGAGCATCAATCAAGGGGAGATTACTGCTATGATTGGACCGTCCGGTTGTGGTAAATCGACCTATCTACGTTCATTGAATCGTATGAATGATTTGATTCCAGGCGTGACGATCACCGGTAGCGTTGTTTATAAAGGCAAAGATATCTATGGTCCTAAAACAGATATCGTAGATTTACGGAAAGAAATCGGCATGGTTTTTCAACAACCTAATCCCTTTCCTTTTTCAATTTATGAAAATGTCATCTACGGTTTGCGTTTAAAAGGAGAAAAAGATAAACAAATTTTAGATGAAGCTGTAGAAAATAGCTTAAAAGCAGCCTCAGTTTGGGATGATGTGAAGGATAAACTGCATAAAAGTGCGTTATCTTTATCAGGTGGTCAACAACAACGTGTCTGTATCGCTCGTGTTTTAGCCGTTGATCCTGAAATCATTTTATTAGATGAGCCGACTAGTGCTTTAGATCCTGTTTCAAGTGGTAAAATCGAGAATATGCTTTTAACGCTAAAAGAAAAATATACAATGATCATGGTCACACATAATATGTCTCAAGCTTCACGCATTTCTGATAAAACGGCTTTCTTTTTACAAGGAGAATTGATAGAATTTAATGATACAAAGAAAATATTCTTAAATCCTAAAGAAAAACAAACAGAAGACTATATTTCTGGAAAATTTGGTTAAAAAAAAGGAGGAACACATATGTTGCGCAGTCAATTTGAAGAAGAACTATTAAATCTTCATAATCAATTTTATGAGATGGGGATGATGGTAAGTAATGTCGTTCATAAATCTGTTCGAGCTTACATTAACCACGATAAAAAAATTGCCAATGAAGTCATCGATTATGATGTAGAAATCAATGATATGGAAGTAAAATTAGAAAAGAAAAGCTTTGAAATGATTGCTTTACAACAACCTGTCACAACGGATCTAAGAATGATCATCACCGTTATGAAAGCCAGTTCCGACTTAGAAAGAATGGCAGATCATGCTGTATCAATCGCTAAATCAACGATTCGATTAAAGGGAGAAACGAGAATTCCTGAAATCGAGAAAGAAATTTCAGATATGTCTGATTACGTGAAAAAAATGGTGGATAATGTATTGATCGCTTATGTCAAAACAGACCAAAAAGATGCGCGTATGATTGCTAAGATGGATGCACGTGTAAATGAGTATTTTGATAGTATCTACAGCCATTCAATCAAAGCGATGCAAGCAAATCCAGAAACTGTAATCAGCGGAACTGATTACCTTCATGTTGCTACGTATTTAGAACGTATCGGTGATTATGTGACGAATATTTGTGAATGGATCGTTTACTTGGCGACTGGCAAAATTACTGAGTTGAATAGTAATCATGACGAATAAATCAATTAAAAATTAGTAGAAATAGGTCAAGACAAATTGTCTTGGTCTATTTTTTTATCTATCAAACAGTTTAGAGTTTAAATTGTTAAAAATAATTTTGAACATAATTTCATTAACGTGTTTACATTTGTTCTGACCTCGTGTATTATACAATTATATTGGAAAGCGCTAACCATTATAACTAAAATTTTGGGGTGAGTTAATTTGGAAGAAACGAATGTAGTTGTTGGTAAAATGAACCGACCGACCTTAGCTGAGCAAAGGAAGCAATGGTTCAAGGAATTTATGAAACCGTTTTTGGTCGTTGTGGTGATTTACATCACGATGTATATGATTCGTAATAACTTTAAAGCAGCACAGCCATTATTGAAAAGTCAACTAGGTCTTACAACGACCGATCTAGGTTATATTGGTTTTGTCTTTTCGATTGTCTATGGGTTTGGTAAATTTATTGTTGGTTATATTGTAGATGGTAAAAATACGAAGAAAATTTTGTCTATTTTGTTATTATTATCTTCGATCACTGTTTTATGTATGGGGATCCTTTTTACTATGAATAATGTTCCGATGGGATGGATCGTTGTTTTATGGTCATTGAATGGCTTGTTCCAATGTGTAGGTGGGCCAAGTTGTGCTTCAGTGATCACACAATGGACAACAAGAAGTAATCGCGGTCGATATATTGGGTTATGGAATGCCTCACATAATATCGGTGGTGGGTTTGCCGGTATTTTTGCTGTTTGGTGTGCGACAACATTCTTTAGAGGCCAAGTTGCCGGAATGTTCATTATTCCAGCGATCGTAGCGGCTGTGGTGGCAATCGGCACATTTTTCATCGGAAAAAATAGACCAGAAGATTTGGGTTGGAATTCAAGTGAAGAAATCTTTGGTGAACCAGTTGAAGCAGCAAATGTAGATGCAGAAAATTTAACAAAATGGGAGATTTTCAAAAAGTATCTTTTAACCAATCCGTATATTTGGGTTTTATGTGTGGCCAATGTATTTGTTTATATCGTCCGAATCGGGATCGATAACTGGGCACCATTATATGTGACCGAACATTTGAACTTTTCACAAGAAGCTGCGGCACAAACGATTTTTTATTTTGAAATGGGTGCCTTAATTGGATGTTTAGCTTGGGGATATATTTCAGATTTATTAAAAGGTCGTCCAGCTTTAGTTGCTACTGTCAGCACAATTTTATTACCGATCGGAATTATTGGGTATCAATTAGGAACAACAGAATTTGTGATCAATGCTTCATTATTTATGTTGGGGATGATGGTCTTTGGTCCTCAGTTATTGATCAATTTATCGATGTTAGGCTTTGTGCCTAAAAAAGCAACGGTTGTTTCAGGTGGACTATTGGGCGCCTTTGCGTATCTCTTTGGTGATTCAATGGCTAAAATTCTTTTAGCTAGAATTTCTGATCCTTCTAAAGATGGTGTGAATTTCTTTGGACATATTTTACATGGTTGGAATGATACATTTATCATCTTTTATATTTCAATAGTGATTATCGCGGTTCTATTAGGGATCGTAGCAATGGCAGAAGAACGAAGAAGAAAACAAGTAAAGGCATAAAGGTGGAATAGACAAATGAATATACAAATTACAAATTTTAGAGACCTAGGTGGCATCAAGAACAAAGCAGGTAAAGTCGTCAAAGCGAATAAATTATTACGCTCAGGTCATTTAATCAATTTAGATCAAGCAACGCAAACAGCTTTAGTCAATCATTTCAAGCTAACAAGAATCATTGATTTTAGACGTGGTTTTGAAATCAGTGAATCACCAGATACGCCAATCGAAGATGTGGAATATGTCAATTTGGACCTACTTGGGAAAATGAATGCTAAAAATTCTAGCTTAGCTGATTTTGCCAAGTTAAAGTCAATTGAAGCAGTTGATAAACATATGTTAGGTGTTTACGAAGACTTAATTTTGAATCCGGGTGCTCAAGAAGGATTTACAGAATTTATGGAGTATATTTTAGCAAATAAAACAGGATCAACGATTTTCCACTGTTTTGCTGGTAAAGATCGGACAGGCTATGCTTCGGCTTTGTTACTTTTATTATTAGATGTTGAAAAAGAAGAAATCTATAAAGATTTTTTGATTACAAATACAGAAAGAAAACAAGCGAATGATGAGCTGATTCAACAGTTTAGAGAACAAGGATTTGGTGAGGAACAACTAGAATCATTAGCTACCGCACTTTATGTCAAAGAAGACTATTTAGATCATGCCTTCAATTTGATTGAGAAAAATTTTGGGACAGCAGAAAAATATGCTGCTGAATGTTTGAACTTTGATCAGGAAAAATTAACAGAACTAAGAAGTATCTATCTAACTGACTAAAAAAAGTGATTTGTCTTCCTCGTTTGTTCTTGCTATAATGAGCTTAAATAATTAGGAACGGACAATGAGTATGGATAAAGAAAAACAACAGCTTAGTATTGAAGTCGCAAGACTCTATTATCAATCTTCACTTAGTCAGCAGGAAATAGCTGAAAAATTAAATGTTTCACGTCCGACGATTTCACGACTTTTAAATTATGCAAAAGAAAAAGGCTATGTTCAAATCACGATTTTTGATCCTTTTTCCGATTTATTTGAAATTGAAAAGAAGCTAAAAGAAAAATATGGTTTGGCAGAAGTTCATGTTGCTTTTTCGCCAGATCCAAACTATAATTTCATTTCAGAATACCTAACTTCATACGCTGCTGAATATCTTGAAGATACCATTAAAAGTGGGGATATTGTTGGCGTCAGTTGGGGCACAACTATGCATAAGACTGTCACAAAGATGGATCGTCTGGATGTTAAAGGGGTCGAGGTCGTCCAGCTAAAAGGCGGTATTGCGTATTTTGATGTTAATAATTACGCATTTGAGACAATTACGTTATTAGCTGAACTTCTAAATACAAAAGCCCGGACTTTTCCTTTACCGGTTATTTTAGATAGCAAAGAAGCCAAAGATTTGGTCGTAGTTGATCGTCATATCAGTAAAGTCATCGAGTTGGGGAGACAGGCAAACATTGCAGTATTTACTGTTGGGACCGTACAAAGCGAGTCATTGCATTTCCGTTTAGGTTATTTTACCGAACAGGAAGAAAAATCTCTCAAGGCCAACGCAGTCGGCGATATCTGTTCTAGATTCTTCAATGAAGAGGGACAAATCAGTGATGCAGAGATCAATGGTCGTACCATTGGTATCGAACTTGAAGAGCTGAAGACGAAAGAAAAATCAATTTTAATTGCTGGTGGAGATCGTAAAATCAAAGCAATTCACGGTGCACTGACGGGTGGCTACGCGAATGTTTTGCTGATTGATAAATTTACAGCAATGAAGTTATTAAAGCACTAAACTTATATTTGGTAAGCGGAGTAGACAATAGTGGCTACTCTTTTATAAATACTTATTATGAACGGAATTTCACATTGTTAGAACGAAATTTCGGAAAGGGAGAGTACAATGAACGTAAACAAAATGATCGACCACACATTACTAAAACCAGAAGCAAATGAGGAAGCATTATTAACGTTGATCGAGGAAGCGAAAAAGTATGAATTTGCTTCAGTTTGTGTAAATCCATACTGGGTTGCTTTAGCAAGTAAAGAACTAGCAGGTACTTCAGTTGAGATTTGTACAGTGATTGGATTTCCTTTAGGCGCAAACACAACAGCAGTTAAAGCCTTTGAAGCAGAAGAGGCTATTAAAAATGGTGCAACAGAAGTTGATATGGTCATTAATGTTGGTGCCTTGAAATCAGGCGATGAAGAGACTGTCTTAAAAGACATCGAAGCAGTTGTTGCAGTAGCGAAAGGAAAAGCCTTAGTTAAAGTAATTCTTGAAAACTGTTTGCTAACTGATCGAGAAATTGCAGTAGCCTCAAAATTATCTGTCCAAGCAGGAGCCGATTTCGTTAAAACGTCCACTGGTTTTTCAACTGGAGGAGCTACGATCAAAGATGTTGCGTTAATGCGTAAAACGGTTGGTCCTACTATTGGTGTTAAAGCCTCAGGTGGCGTTCGTACAGCAGAAGATGCTAAAGCAATGATTCATGCTGGTGCAACAAGAGTTGGTGCAAGTTCAAGTGTTGCAATTGTGGATGCAGCAATTAACGATACAACAGGCGGCTACTAAATTTTAAACAATTGAGATCGTGAGGTACAGAATATGAGAATGGTAGATATCATTGAAAAAAAACGCAATGGCAAAGAGCTAAGTAAAGCGGAAATCGAATTCTTTATTGAAGGGTTAACCAACGGAACAATTCCAGATTACCAAGCAAGTGCTTTTTTGATGGCTGTTTATTTCCAAGATATGTCGGATGAAGAAAGAGCAAATTTAACATTGGCGATGGTCCATTCAGGCGATGTGATCGATTTATCCAATATTGAAGGCATCAAAGTAGATAAACATTCAACAGGTGGTGTCGGAGATACGACAACCTTAGTTTTGGCACCACTTGTGGCCGCACTTGATATTCCTTTTGCCAAAATGTCTGGACGTGGATTAGGACATACAGGTGGTACAATCGATAAATTAGAAGCTTTTGCAGGATTTCATGTAGAGTTAACCGATGACGAGTTCACCGAAATGGTTAATCGTGATAAAATTTCAGTGATTGGTCAATCAGGTAATTTAACACCAGCTGACAAAAAATTGTATGCGTTAAGAGATGTAACGGCGACGGTTAGTTCGATCCCGTTGATTGCTAGCTCGATTATGAGTAAGAAAATCGCAGCTGGAGCAGATGCAATCGTCTTAGATGTTAAGACGGGAGCTGGTGCTTTTATGAAGACGGAAGAGGATGCCGCTGAACTTGCTTCTGCAATGGTTAGAATCGGTAATTTAGTGGGGAGAAATACGATGGCGATCATTTCTGATATGTCACAACCACTAGGAAATGCGATCGGTAATTCGTTAGAAGTCCAAGAAGCAATTGATACACTGCATGGTAATGGACCAGAAGATTTAACGGAGCTTGTTTTAACGTTAGGTAGCCAAATGGTCGTCCTAGCAGGTAAGACAGATTCTTTAGTAGAAGCAAGAAAATTATTAAAAGGTGTTATCGATGATGGCTCCGCTTTAGTTAAATTTAAACAATTCATTAAAAACCAGGGTGGTAATCCTGAATGGGTGGATGATCCTAGTCTATTGCCACAAGCTAAATTTGAAATAGATGTTGTAGCTGACTCTGATGGCGTTGTTGCAGAAATCGTTGCAGATAATATTGGGGTAGCTGCAATGAAACTTGGAGCAGGACGAGAAACAAAAGAAGATGATATCGATTTAGCGGTCGGCTTGATTTTAAGAAAAAAAGTGGGCGATCCAGTGAAGAAAGGCGAAAGCTTAGTTACAATTTTTGCAAATCAAGAAGACGTTTCTGACGTTACTGCGATGATCAAAGAGAACATCCGAATTGGGACAGAAGTTCCAGATAGTAAACTGATCTATCGTGAGATCCATAGTTAGTCTAAAAAAATGAAAAGCGTTTGTTTCATATATAGAAAAGGTTGGGATGTGACTCGATGAGAGTGATGCTCAAACCTTTTCTTTTTTGATCTAAACGTAACTTTCTTCCTATTAAATGCAATCAAAATCCACAGTTGAAAAAAATAAATGAGTGATTACCCTTGAGGACTACCTAAAATTCATTCTTAAGTCCTATGACAAACAACAAAAAAGAAGGCATAATAGGTACATAAGGAAAACACCCTCGGGTGAAAAATTTGCTAAGGAGGCAATTTCCATGAAAGAAAGAGAAAGAGTATTAGACTTAGTTAAAAAAGGTATCCTATCTTCAGAGGAAGCTTTAGTATTATTAGAAAACATGGCCACAGAAAAAGATGAAAAACAAATCAAAAAAGCTGCTGACCAAGTAAATGTAACAAATCCAACTGTTGATACAAAAGAAAATGATAAAGTCGTAGATTTACTAAATAAGCTAGAAAATCAAAAAGAAGATGAGATCGTTGAAACAGAAATTTCTGACGAAGAGGTCAAAGCAAAAGAAGCACAAGATCATGAACGTTTAGAAAAAATTCTAGATGATCTAGCAACGGAAGCGAATCGGACATCTGTAGAATTAGATGAAGTTAATGCTGAAATCGCTGGTGTCAAAGAAGAAATCAAAGAAGCGCAAGAAAAATTAATGGAATTAAATACGAAAGAAGAACTAAGTGAATTAACTAATGAAGATTTAGACGTTAGAGCATCATTAGAAGCTGAAATTAAATCATTAGAAGATGCTTTAGATGAACAAATTCAAGAAAAAATTGCTTTAGAAGCAGAATTGAAAAATATTCGTAAAGAACAATGGTCAGAAACCAAAGACCGTGTCACATCAAAATTTGATATTCCAGATGATTGGAAAGATCAAGCAACCGATACGATCAATCAAGTCGGTGAAAAAATGAGTGAAGCAGGTTCTCAATTAGGTTCATTCCTGAAGAAAACATTTAACTCATTTTCTGAAACAATGAATGATAATATGGAATGGAAAGACGTAAGCTTCAGAGTTCCAGGTGTAGCGACAACCAAATTTGAACATGAGTTTAATTATCCAGCACCACTTGCAAGTTTGATCGATGTTAAAGTTGCAAATGGAAATATCGTATTCAAAACGTGGGATCAACCAGATGTTAAAGTAGAAGGGAAAATCAAACTTTATGGTAAAATGGATGCTGAAACACCACTTGAAGCATTCTTAGAAAGAAGTCAAATCGATGTGGATGACGAAGTGATTTCCTTCCAAATCCCTAATAAACGTGTACGTGCAGACTTAATTTTCTATTTACCTGAGCGGACGTTCGATCATGTATCTATCAAATTATTGAACGGAAACGTATCTGTTGAATCATTAAAAGCAAAAGATGTTTACACTAAATCAACGAACGGCTCAATCACATTCAATAAAATTGATGCAACAATGCTTGAAATTGAAGGTGTAAATGGTGATATCAAGGTTTTAGATGGTGAAATTTTAGATAATATCATCGAAACTGTCAATGGTACAGTAACAATTGCTGCTACTCCTCAAACAATCGGTGTTTCATTGATCAATGGTGATGTTCGCATCACAGCGAAAGAAAAAACATTACGTAAAGTTGAGGCAAGTTCAGTCAATGGGAATGTGAAAATTGCGCTACCAACTGAACTAGGCGTTAAAGGTACAGTGAAAACAAGTCTAGGTAGTATTAATAGCCGTTTGAGTGACTATGAAGTGATTCGTGAGAAGAAAGAAAGAACCAACCAATTACTACAATTTAGACGTTTGAACGAAGAGAATATGGCGCAAATCAATGCTTCTACAACAACAGGAAACATTTATTTAAAAGACACAGATAAATAGATGCGTAGAACTTGATACTTTGAACTTGTGTTGATGTCTATTTGATAGTTGAGAGGAATCTTCTTAACTATCAAATAGAAAAATTAAAAGAAAAAAAGGATGATTCTTCATCCATGCTATTGTAAAATCTAAGAGATGTGAGGTGAAAGAAATGAAAAGACGATTGACAAAATCTCCTAATAATGTGGTACTAACAGGAACCCTAGCAGGAATTGCTGAATGGTTAGGAATTGATCCAACGATTGTACGTGTGATTTATGTAGTAGCTAGCTTTATCTTTATTGGCAGCCCAATTGTATTATATATTTTATTGGCTGTACTGATACCTTCTGGCAGAGTTAGAAACAATGGTTATGGTCATCAAAATCCATACAATCGAAATACCCGTAATGCAAATCCGTATGCTAATGAGCAAAAACAAAGAAAACAAGCTGAAAAAGTGAATGACGATGACTGGAGTGACTTCTAATGACTTACTTTCAACGTCTGATCGTTAATACGTTGACATTTGTTTCACTCTCAGTGATTTTTCCGAATATGATATATGTAAGAAGTATTTGGATGGCGATCATCGCAGCGTTTGTTTTATCTATCTTAAATATGTTGGTAAAACCAGTGTTGACGATTTTATCCCTTCCCTTTACTTTGCTTACATTTGGTCTATTTAGTTTTATTGTGAATGCTGCAATTTTAAAGATGACTTCTTCTTTTGTTGGAGAAATGAATTTCGGTTTTTCCAGTTTTGGAGCAGCAATTCTAATGGCAGTGATCATGTCTTTGGTCAATATGATCGTCAGTGAACGTAATTTAGATAAATATAGTGAATAAGGATAAAACCCAAACGATAAGTTGGGTTTTATCCTTTTATTTTTTTAGTCAAAGGGGTCGTCAATAGCGACTAAGTGGCATTCTTTATGATGGTTAATATAACGATAGAGAATATTGATAAAATCAACTTGATCTTTAGAAAATTGTTGAATGTTTTTAGGTTTTTTAGAGGGTAATTTTTTTTTAGCTAGTTCATTAGGTGTATATTTACTAAAAGTCTGTTTTGTCAGGATTCGCTCGTGAACAACAAGTCCTTGATAAAGTAAATAGTATTTTACTTTTGAACCAACTGGAATAGATAATAGCTGCCAATTCGTTTGGCTGGCTAGAACAAGTTTTTTATTTTGGTTAAAAAAGCGAGTAAGAAATTTCCAGTCTTCTCGTAATTTTTGAGCTTTTTCAAATGAATGATTTTCAGCAGCTAACAACATGGCTGCTTCTAGACGTTTTTGTGGTAGTTGATTGTCTTGCGTAAAGGCACCTAATAGTTCCATAGTAGAAACAGGTTGAGCTAGTAGTGTGGTAGTCTGTTGAGAAAAAGAGTGTTGCCAATAGTTATTTTGGTTTAGTCCATATAAGTTTTCTAAAATTTGTTTTAATTCAGAAAGTTTCCTATTGATTGAAAACGGGCCAAAGCAATTTTTATTAGTCGGAATCGATAAAATGTTGAGTGAGAGTTCGTCATTATCTGTGTTGATCTCAAAATAGTTATATTTTTCAAATGAATTCATTTGTCGATTATAAAAGGGGCGGTACTCTTGAATAAGGCGGCATT is a window encoding:
- the pstC gene encoding phosphate ABC transporter permease subunit PstC, which codes for MEDVQKTLLTKSKRARMEQRGKFISFLCIALIVLVVLSIFYFVASKGLATFFTNKIKVSDFLFGTNWNPSETGTDGKPMVGALPMIAGSFIVTFMSAIIATPFAIGAAVFMTEISPKKGSKILQPVIELLVGIPSVVYGFIGLSVIVPFIRSIFGGTGFGILAGTFVLFVMILPTVTTMTVDALKSVPRHYREASLALGATRWQTIYKVVLRAAVPGILTAVVFGMARAFGEALAIQMVIGNAAIMPSSLTTPASTLTSILTMGIGNTIMGTVENNVLWSLALILLLMSLFFNIIIRIIGRKGALK
- the pstA gene encoding phosphate ABC transporter permease PstA; its protein translation is MNAKKADKFATGVLYAVSGIIVLILAALLLYILIRGIPHISWDFLTKPSKAYQAGGGIGIQLFNSLYLLLITMLISFPISLGAGIYLSEYAKKNWVTDVIRTSIEILSSLPSVVVGLFGFLIFVVQLGYGFSIISGALALTFFNLPLLTRNVEESLKAVHYTQREAGLSLGLSRWETVLKVVVPEALPGILTGVILSSGRIFGEAAALIYTAGQSAPALDFSNWNPLSVSSPISIFRQAETLAVHIWKINTEGTMPDGAAVSAGASAVLILVVLLFNFGARFIGNRLYKRMTSA
- the pstB gene encoding phosphate ABC transporter ATP-binding protein PstB, whose protein sequence is MKEYNLNDTNIIKLPEPIALHTDDLHVWYGENEAIKGVDLEFEKNKITALIGPSGCGKSTYLRSLNRMNDGIANTKVTGNIMYKGVNVNTKEVDVYEMRKRIGMVFQRPNPFSKSIYENITFALKQHGEKDKKKLDEIVETSLKQAALWEQVKDNLDKSALALSGGQQQRLCIARAIAMKPDILLLDEPASALDPISTGKVEETLVNLKDDYTIIIVTHNMQQAARISDYTAFFYLGKVIEYDETRKIFTRPKIQATEDYVSGHFG
- the pstB gene encoding phosphate ABC transporter ATP-binding protein PstB → MTKEIISSKDLHLYYGKKEALKGIDLSINQGEITAMIGPSGCGKSTYLRSLNRMNDLIPGVTITGSVVYKGKDIYGPKTDIVDLRKEIGMVFQQPNPFPFSIYENVIYGLRLKGEKDKQILDEAVENSLKAASVWDDVKDKLHKSALSLSGGQQQRVCIARVLAVDPEIILLDEPTSALDPVSSGKIENMLLTLKEKYTMIMVTHNMSQASRISDKTAFFLQGELIEFNDTKKIFLNPKEKQTEDYISGKFG
- the phoU gene encoding phosphate signaling complex protein PhoU; its protein translation is MLRSQFEEELLNLHNQFYEMGMMVSNVVHKSVRAYINHDKKIANEVIDYDVEINDMEVKLEKKSFEMIALQQPVTTDLRMIITVMKASSDLERMADHAVSIAKSTIRLKGETRIPEIEKEISDMSDYVKKMVDNVLIAYVKTDQKDARMIAKMDARVNEYFDSIYSHSIKAMQANPETVISGTDYLHVATYLERIGDYVTNICEWIVYLATGKITELNSNHDE
- the uhpT gene encoding hexose-6-phosphate:phosphate antiporter encodes the protein MEETNVVVGKMNRPTLAEQRKQWFKEFMKPFLVVVVIYITMYMIRNNFKAAQPLLKSQLGLTTTDLGYIGFVFSIVYGFGKFIVGYIVDGKNTKKILSILLLLSSITVLCMGILFTMNNVPMGWIVVLWSLNGLFQCVGGPSCASVITQWTTRSNRGRYIGLWNASHNIGGGFAGIFAVWCATTFFRGQVAGMFIIPAIVAAVVAIGTFFIGKNRPEDLGWNSSEEIFGEPVEAANVDAENLTKWEIFKKYLLTNPYIWVLCVANVFVYIVRIGIDNWAPLYVTEHLNFSQEAAAQTIFYFEMGALIGCLAWGYISDLLKGRPALVATVSTILLPIGIIGYQLGTTEFVINASLFMLGMMVFGPQLLINLSMLGFVPKKATVVSGGLLGAFAYLFGDSMAKILLARISDPSKDGVNFFGHILHGWNDTFIIFYISIVIIAVLLGIVAMAEERRRKQVKA
- a CDS encoding tyrosine-protein phosphatase, giving the protein MNIQITNFRDLGGIKNKAGKVVKANKLLRSGHLINLDQATQTALVNHFKLTRIIDFRRGFEISESPDTPIEDVEYVNLDLLGKMNAKNSSLADFAKLKSIEAVDKHMLGVYEDLILNPGAQEGFTEFMEYILANKTGSTIFHCFAGKDRTGYASALLLLLLDVEKEEIYKDFLITNTERKQANDELIQQFREQGFGEEQLESLATALYVKEDYLDHAFNLIEKNFGTAEKYAAECLNFDQEKLTELRSIYLTD
- a CDS encoding sugar-binding transcriptional regulator encodes the protein MDKEKQQLSIEVARLYYQSSLSQQEIAEKLNVSRPTISRLLNYAKEKGYVQITIFDPFSDLFEIEKKLKEKYGLAEVHVAFSPDPNYNFISEYLTSYAAEYLEDTIKSGDIVGVSWGTTMHKTVTKMDRLDVKGVEVVQLKGGIAYFDVNNYAFETITLLAELLNTKARTFPLPVILDSKEAKDLVVVDRHISKVIELGRQANIAVFTVGTVQSESLHFRLGYFTEQEEKSLKANAVGDICSRFFNEEGQISDAEINGRTIGIELEELKTKEKSILIAGGDRKIKAIHGALTGGYANVLLIDKFTAMKLLKH